One region of Hoeflea sp. 108 genomic DNA includes:
- a CDS encoding ABC transporter permease gives MIWETVRLALRSVRRNALRSFLTLLGIVIGVAAVIAMLTIGSGTTEKVKADISQLGSNLLVVRAGRPPAPGSAPQQTIRPLGEKEVAALVSHLEGVRAVSPASQKQVRVVFATESLTSSVTGTDNAFLDARNWKVAAGRPFSESEQRGGVNVCLIGQTVRQQFFGAGEPDGASIRVGRMSCRVVGVLEPKGYSGFGQDQDNVVLMPLSAFQRRIAGNRDIETIYIAADDTTPTSVVQTRIEDILRDTRRVTADREDDFSVRDMTQIADAMASATTTMTGMLGAVAGVSLLVGGIGIMNIMLVSVTERTREIGIRLAIGAHEKHILIQFLVEATVLSLLGGLIGIAIGLALAGAASLALSIPFAPSLAVVLLAVGFSALIGMVFGFFPALRGARLDPIDALRHE, from the coding sequence ATGATCTGGGAAACCGTCCGGCTCGCCCTTCGCTCCGTCCGCCGCAACGCGCTGCGCTCCTTCCTGACGTTGCTCGGCATCGTCATCGGCGTCGCCGCCGTCATCGCCATGCTGACCATCGGCAGCGGCACCACCGAAAAGGTCAAGGCCGATATCTCCCAGCTCGGCAGCAACCTTTTGGTGGTGCGCGCCGGCCGCCCTCCTGCCCCTGGCTCCGCGCCGCAGCAGACGATCCGCCCGCTCGGCGAAAAGGAGGTGGCAGCGCTTGTCTCTCATCTCGAAGGCGTGCGCGCCGTCTCGCCCGCCTCGCAGAAGCAGGTCCGCGTCGTCTTCGCCACCGAAAGCCTGACATCTTCGGTGACGGGGACCGACAATGCATTTCTCGATGCCCGCAACTGGAAGGTCGCGGCAGGACGACCATTCAGCGAGTCGGAACAACGCGGCGGCGTCAATGTCTGCCTGATCGGCCAGACCGTGCGCCAGCAGTTCTTCGGCGCCGGCGAACCGGATGGCGCGTCCATCCGCGTCGGCCGCATGAGCTGCCGCGTCGTCGGCGTGCTCGAGCCCAAGGGTTATTCAGGTTTTGGCCAGGACCAGGACAATGTCGTTTTGATGCCGCTTTCGGCGTTCCAGCGCCGCATCGCCGGCAATCGCGACATCGAGACCATCTATATCGCCGCTGACGACACCACGCCGACGTCGGTCGTCCAAACCCGCATCGAGGACATCCTGCGCGACACGCGCCGTGTCACCGCCGACCGCGAGGACGACTTCTCCGTCCGCGACATGACCCAGATTGCGGACGCCATGGCCAGCGCCACCACCACCATGACCGGCATGCTCGGCGCCGTCGCCGGCGTCAGCCTGCTGGTCGGCGGCATCGGCATCATGAACATCATGCTGGTGTCGGTCACCGAGCGAACGCGCGAGATCGGCATACGCCTGGCCATCGGCGCGCATGAGAAACACATCCTCATCCAGTTCCTGGTCGAAGCCACTGTGCTCTCGTTGCTCGGCGGCCTGATCGGCATAGCGATTGGCCTGGCGCTGGCCGGCGCCGCATCGCTGGCGCTGTCGATACCCTTCGCACCGAGCCTGGCGGTCGTGCTGCTCGCCGTCGGCTTCTCGGCGCTGATCGGCATGGTCTTCGGCTTTTTCCCGGCGCTGCGCGGCGCCCGCCTCGACCCGATCGACGCCCTGCGCCACGAATAA
- a CDS encoding cupin domain-containing protein: MAAAALDTTPAAKVVVTPLASVTETASGQPIVLPQKNVQVLVSSFEIPPGAKLPVHMHPSARYAYVLEGQLQVTNVDTGKSTSYKKGDFIVEMIGTWHQGANVGSEPVKLLVIDQVEKGTSNTVLKQ, from the coding sequence ATCGCGGCAGCCGCTCTCGACACCACACCCGCCGCCAAGGTGGTGGTGACGCCGCTTGCGTCCGTCACCGAGACCGCGAGCGGGCAGCCGATCGTGCTGCCGCAGAAGAACGTGCAGGTGCTGGTGTCGTCCTTCGAGATACCGCCAGGCGCCAAGCTTCCCGTTCATATGCACCCATCCGCCCGCTATGCCTATGTGCTGGAGGGGCAGTTGCAGGTGACCAATGTCGATACCGGCAAGAGCACGAGCTACAAGAAGGGCGACTTCATCGTCGAGATGATCGGAACCTGGCACCAGGGCGCCAATGTCGGTTCCGAGCCGGTCAAGCTGCTTGTCATCGACCAGGTCGAGAAGGGCACGTCCAACACGGTGCTGAAGCAGTAG
- a CDS encoding ABC transporter ATP-binding protein encodes MADAPFIVFDKVWKTYGHGEAEVNALAGIDLSIRQGEFVAIMGPSGSGKSTAMNIVGCLDTPSAGRYGFMGVDAGRLDRNRRAVLRNLYIGFVFQGYNLLPRTTAAENVELPLIYRGVPTHERRELAMQALSEVGLQGREHHTPAELSGGQQQRVAIARAIVTRPTLLVADEPTGNLDTARSHEIMDLLTRLNREHGLTVVMVTHEADIAAYAGRNIAFRDGHVASDTLKTEVVRA; translated from the coding sequence ATGGCTGACGCTCCGTTCATCGTCTTCGACAAGGTCTGGAAGACCTATGGCCACGGCGAAGCCGAGGTCAACGCGCTGGCCGGCATCGACCTGTCGATCCGCCAGGGCGAATTCGTGGCCATCATGGGGCCTTCCGGCTCGGGCAAGTCGACGGCGATGAACATTGTCGGTTGCCTGGATACGCCAAGCGCCGGCCGATACGGCTTCATGGGCGTCGATGCGGGCCGGCTGGACCGCAACCGCCGCGCCGTGCTGCGAAATCTCTACATCGGCTTCGTCTTCCAGGGTTACAACCTGTTGCCGCGCACGACCGCCGCCGAAAATGTCGAGCTGCCGCTGATCTATCGCGGAGTACCTACCCATGAGCGGCGCGAGCTCGCCATGCAGGCGCTTTCGGAAGTCGGCCTGCAGGGCCGCGAACATCACACCCCTGCCGAGCTGTCCGGCGGCCAGCAGCAGCGCGTTGCGATCGCCCGCGCCATCGTCACGCGCCCGACGCTGCTCGTCGCCGACGAGCCCACCGGCAATCTCGATACGGCGCGCAGCCACGAGATCATGGATCTTTTGACGCGCCTCAACCGCGAACATGGCCTCACCGTCGTCATGGTCACCCACGAGGCCGACATCGCCGCCTATGCCGGGCGCAACATCGCCTTCCGCGACGGGCATGTCGCCTCGGACACGCTGAAGACGGAGGTCGTTCGCGCATGA
- a CDS encoding efflux RND transporter periplasmic adaptor subunit, translating to MDQLVNRPEGATAETIEKALGLDSKGRARRRRKGWLWLVLALALVAGSYAAYSLLATPSERVVYTAQPAEIGDLTVEVSATGTLQPLVQVDISSELSGVVRSVAVVENQQVKKGDVLAALDTTRLSAQIERAEASAKAAAAKVEDARTTLSQNAQALVRAQELAKRGMTTTQALEAATAERDRAQSALDMAEANLAIAEADLKLQQADLAKSTIYAPIDGVVLTRSVNPGQTVASSMQAPVLFVIAADLSKMELKAAVDEADIGKVAQDQNARFTVDAFPDRRFDASIRDIAYASVTTDGVVTYNAWLEVANDELLLRPGMTATVSIITREAKGVLTVPATAFRYRPTQAARSQGFSLQNLFMGRPTRGPADRSRPASTPTDGSRTIYILKNGAPVAARVKTGATDGDRTEIVSGLNAGDQVITASSSARSN from the coding sequence TTGGATCAGCTTGTCAATCGCCCAGAAGGCGCCACCGCAGAGACCATCGAGAAGGCGCTGGGGCTGGACAGCAAGGGCCGCGCGCGCCGTCGCCGCAAGGGCTGGCTCTGGCTCGTGCTTGCCCTGGCGCTGGTTGCCGGCAGCTATGCAGCATACTCGCTTCTTGCCACGCCCTCCGAACGTGTCGTCTACACCGCCCAGCCCGCCGAGATCGGCGACCTGACCGTCGAAGTATCGGCGACAGGCACCCTGCAGCCCCTGGTCCAGGTCGACATTTCGAGCGAGCTGTCGGGCGTGGTCCGGTCCGTCGCCGTGGTCGAGAATCAGCAGGTAAAGAAGGGTGACGTGCTTGCAGCCCTCGACACGACGAGGCTGAGCGCCCAGATCGAGCGCGCCGAAGCTTCGGCCAAGGCCGCCGCGGCCAAGGTCGAGGACGCCCGCACCACGCTGTCGCAGAACGCCCAGGCACTTGTGCGTGCACAGGAACTGGCCAAGCGCGGCATGACCACCACCCAGGCGCTCGAGGCCGCCACTGCCGAGCGCGACCGCGCCCAGAGCGCGCTTGATATGGCCGAGGCCAACCTCGCCATAGCAGAGGCCGATCTCAAGCTGCAGCAGGCCGATCTCGCCAAGAGCACCATCTATGCGCCCATCGACGGCGTGGTCCTCACACGCTCGGTCAATCCCGGCCAGACCGTCGCCTCCTCGATGCAGGCGCCGGTGCTGTTCGTGATCGCCGCCGATCTGTCCAAGATGGAGCTGAAAGCCGCCGTCGACGAAGCCGATATCGGCAAGGTCGCCCAGGATCAGAACGCGCGTTTCACCGTCGACGCCTTTCCCGATCGCCGCTTCGACGCCTCGATCCGCGACATCGCCTATGCCTCGGTCACCACCGACGGCGTGGTCACCTACAATGCCTGGCTTGAGGTCGCCAATGACGAGTTGCTGCTGCGTCCCGGCATGACCGCCACGGTCTCGATCATCACCCGCGAGGCCAAGGGCGTGCTGACCGTGCCGGCCACGGCCTTCCGCTACCGGCCCACGCAGGCGGCGCGCAGCCAGGGCTTCAGCCTGCAGAACCTGTTCATGGGGCGGCCGACGCGCGGCCCCGCAGATCGCAGCCGCCCCGCGTCGACGCCGACTGACGGCTCGCGCACCATCTACATACTCAAGAACGGTGCGCCGGTCGCCGCCAGGGTCAAGACCGGCGCCACCGACGGCGACAGGACCGAGATCGTCTCCGGCCTCAATGCCGGCGACCAGGTCATCACCGCGTCGTCTTCCGCCAGATCCAATTGA